A single genomic interval of Terriglobus albidus harbors:
- a CDS encoding TonB-dependent receptor, protein MFRKVIVFFLLVITAGIASAQEDRGRISGLVIDPSGAVIPNAAVTLHSEATGVVQTKTSDSSGAYLFDLLVPGLYTVQVSAPGFKSFEAQHVRVEVADRVGVNATLEIGASTDTVTVQESGGARLKTEDATLGYTVEARSMMDLPILYSNPFDLQLLAPGVSSTTLNISHTYEGGTESASVNGAQTGRTEFTLDGAPNTRNAGPETSAYTPSRDFVGEFRLITSPYDATLSHTAGGSIDASLKSGGRQFHGGAQLFEQFPNVNAPQFSQGPSVAPAAKFNRESVEVDGPIIPRKLFFFAGYEKQYNKQAASTTLQTVPTVAERDLGDYSALLAAGTTTTTQYTCPTNGAKLTTKPYNTFQIFNPYSTRVDPACPALTLRDPVPGNIITNSRSLDPVAQRILKYYPDPTPGLGNNVGQNNFTSVAANVDYYWSAATRIDYTLSEKQKLFGHYIISNRNQPGKNLFFPGASGKTNIIRNKAAVLDYVNMLTPTFLINLRYSLTRNVATSSIDARTTATDLGVNANALALANPRGLGFPYVAPSGFATLGNADPSFEYDTIHDGQVNLTKTLSRHNVRFGAEWRLYQTNQADLTSEKLFISSSGLYTRGPSSALTAIPMGQSLASMQFGIAETTNVRVNAATANTTTYWSGYFQDDWKAMPSLTVNIGLRYEYGSPIRERNGKSITYFDNSVASPINGAAQAKYIATSTPTEQRLVAPNSFAANGGVRFAQPGQDDWNSQTMNFSPRIGFAWNPIQKLVVRGGFGIFYQHYGQLVQYSNPLGFTQSTSTVASPDNGITYTGTLQNPFPSGVVAPSGSSLGLLQNVGQTISTFFPRNAKTPYSERYSLGIQYQLPGEIILEADYVGSVGRHLMITRDYNGVPNSWLVPGTVRTQAMNDNNTLLTGNYPNPFSGLTVPGCALCAQSTISGSQLVKPYPQFTGLTNNKDTSGMSNYNAAQVSLQKRFSHGYNMSVSYTFSRLLDAVNFLNAGDAAPWYGVSNTDYPHVLTTAAIYELPFGHGKAFLGTAPGWMHQIVSGFQIQGTYRITSGQPLSFNGSGTTLTPGFTYADIGGSSRHNAVQWFNSNAIRNARDPKSDPTLPESNGSSTYANQYALVSNLRVFPFRFNNVRQDYQNILNVGASKKFFVYKERVQVNLRAEAVNALNHQVFTNPTTDPSSTAFGKITGPANQARILQFAAEVHF, encoded by the coding sequence ATGTTCAGGAAAGTAATCGTTTTCTTCCTGCTCGTCATTACCGCAGGCATCGCCAGTGCGCAAGAAGACCGCGGACGCATCAGCGGTCTGGTCATCGATCCTTCAGGAGCAGTTATCCCCAATGCGGCCGTTACCCTCCACAGCGAGGCTACCGGCGTTGTCCAAACCAAGACCAGCGACTCCTCTGGAGCCTATCTCTTCGACCTGCTGGTTCCCGGTCTCTACACCGTGCAGGTCTCGGCGCCCGGCTTCAAGAGCTTCGAAGCGCAGCATGTCCGCGTGGAAGTCGCCGATCGTGTGGGCGTAAACGCAACCCTCGAGATCGGTGCAAGCACTGACACCGTCACCGTGCAGGAATCAGGTGGGGCGCGCCTGAAGACCGAAGACGCCACACTCGGCTACACCGTCGAAGCGCGGTCCATGATGGATCTGCCCATCCTCTACAGCAATCCGTTCGATCTGCAGCTTCTCGCGCCGGGTGTCTCCAGCACAACTCTCAACATTAGCCATACCTATGAAGGCGGCACGGAGAGCGCTTCGGTCAATGGCGCCCAGACCGGACGCACTGAGTTCACGCTCGATGGAGCTCCCAATACCCGCAACGCCGGTCCGGAGACTTCAGCCTATACGCCATCGCGCGACTTCGTCGGTGAGTTCCGCCTGATCACTTCTCCCTATGACGCGACGCTCTCGCACACGGCGGGCGGCTCCATCGACGCCAGCCTGAAGTCCGGTGGCCGCCAGTTCCACGGCGGAGCCCAGCTCTTCGAGCAGTTCCCCAATGTGAACGCGCCCCAGTTCTCGCAGGGGCCTAGCGTCGCTCCCGCCGCGAAGTTCAATCGCGAGAGCGTGGAAGTTGACGGCCCCATCATTCCGCGCAAGCTCTTCTTCTTTGCGGGATATGAGAAGCAGTACAACAAGCAGGCAGCCAGCACCACGCTGCAAACCGTTCCCACCGTCGCCGAGCGCGATCTCGGCGACTACTCTGCACTGCTGGCCGCCGGCACCACGACGACGACGCAGTATACCTGCCCCACCAACGGCGCAAAGCTAACAACCAAGCCGTACAACACCTTCCAGATCTTCAATCCGTACTCCACGCGCGTCGATCCGGCATGCCCCGCGCTGACGCTGCGGGATCCCGTACCGGGCAACATCATCACCAACTCGCGCAGCCTTGACCCTGTGGCGCAGCGCATTCTGAAGTACTACCCCGACCCGACGCCGGGTCTCGGCAACAACGTCGGACAGAACAACTTCACGTCGGTTGCGGCAAACGTTGACTACTACTGGAGCGCGGCCACCCGTATCGACTACACACTCTCAGAGAAGCAGAAGCTCTTCGGGCACTACATCATCAGCAACCGCAACCAGCCCGGCAAGAACCTCTTCTTCCCCGGAGCCAGCGGAAAGACGAACATCATCCGCAACAAGGCCGCCGTTCTGGATTACGTCAACATGCTGACGCCGACCTTCCTGATCAACCTGCGCTATTCGCTCACACGCAATGTCGCAACAAGCAGCATCGATGCCAGAACCACGGCGACCGATCTCGGCGTAAACGCCAACGCCTTAGCGCTCGCAAATCCCCGAGGCCTTGGCTTCCCCTATGTCGCACCGAGCGGTTTTGCCACGCTGGGCAACGCCGATCCCAGCTTCGAGTACGACACCATCCACGATGGCCAGGTAAACCTCACCAAAACCCTCAGCCGGCACAACGTCCGGTTCGGTGCGGAGTGGAGACTCTACCAGACCAACCAGGCCGACCTGACCTCGGAGAAGCTGTTCATCTCATCGAGCGGCTTGTACACCCGCGGACCATCCAGCGCCCTCACCGCAATCCCGATGGGGCAGAGCCTGGCATCCATGCAGTTCGGCATCGCCGAAACCACCAACGTCCGCGTGAATGCCGCGACCGCAAACACAACGACCTACTGGTCCGGCTACTTCCAGGATGACTGGAAGGCGATGCCGTCGCTGACCGTGAACATAGGTCTTCGCTATGAGTACGGCAGCCCCATCCGGGAACGGAACGGCAAGAGCATTACGTACTTCGATAACAGCGTTGCCAGTCCCATCAACGGAGCCGCACAGGCAAAGTACATCGCAACCTCCACACCGACCGAGCAGCGCCTGGTTGCTCCGAACAGCTTCGCGGCCAACGGAGGCGTGCGCTTCGCTCAACCGGGCCAGGACGACTGGAACTCTCAGACCATGAACTTCTCTCCTCGCATCGGCTTTGCGTGGAATCCCATCCAGAAGCTGGTGGTGCGCGGCGGATTCGGCATCTTCTACCAGCACTATGGACAACTGGTGCAGTACAGCAACCCGCTCGGCTTTACGCAGAGCACCAGCACCGTTGCATCGCCCGACAACGGCATTACCTACACCGGCACGCTGCAGAACCCCTTCCCGTCGGGAGTGGTTGCACCGTCGGGCAGTTCTCTTGGCCTGCTGCAGAACGTTGGACAGACGATCAGCACCTTCTTCCCACGCAACGCGAAGACGCCCTATAGCGAGCGCTATTCCCTCGGTATCCAGTACCAGCTTCCCGGCGAGATCATCCTCGAGGCGGACTATGTTGGCAGCGTCGGCCGTCATCTGATGATCACCCGCGACTACAACGGAGTTCCCAATAGCTGGCTCGTTCCCGGAACAGTCCGCACGCAGGCGATGAACGACAACAACACCCTGCTGACCGGCAACTATCCCAATCCCTTTTCCGGCCTGACGGTTCCAGGCTGCGCTCTCTGCGCGCAGTCGACGATCTCTGGTTCACAGCTGGTGAAGCCGTACCCGCAGTTCACCGGGCTTACCAACAACAAAGACACCTCAGGCATGAGCAACTACAACGCCGCGCAGGTCTCGCTGCAGAAGCGTTTCTCGCACGGCTACAACATGAGCGTCTCGTACACCTTCTCGCGTCTGTTGGATGCGGTGAACTTCCTCAACGCCGGCGACGCCGCACCCTGGTACGGCGTCTCCAATACCGACTACCCACACGTACTGACAACCGCGGCGATCTACGAACTTCCCTTCGGACATGGAAAGGCCTTCCTCGGCACCGCACCGGGATGGATGCATCAGATTGTCAGCGGCTTCCAGATCCAGGGAACCTACCGCATCACCAGCGGCCAGCCGCTCAGCTTCAACGGCTCCGGCACCACCCTGACTCCGGGATTCACTTATGCCGACATCGGCGGGTCATCGCGCCACAACGCCGTACAGTGGTTCAACAGCAACGCCATCCGCAATGCGCGCGATCCGAAGTCCGATCCCACGCTGCCGGAGAGCAACGGAAGCTCCACTTACGCCAATCAGTACGCTCTTGTCTCCAACCTTCGGGTCTTTCCGTTCCGGTTCAACAACGTCCGCCAGGACTACCAGAACATCCTGAACGTCGGTGCCAGCAAGAAGTTCTTCGTCTACAAAGAACGCGTCCAGGTGAACCTGCGGGCGGAAGCCGTGAATGCGCTGAACCATCAGGTCTTCACCAATCCAACCACCGATCCGTCGAGCACGGCCTTCGGCAAGATCACCGGCCCGGCTAACCAGGCACGCATTCTGCAGTTCGCGGCCGAGGTCCACTTCTAA
- a CDS encoding c-type cytochrome gives MPLQKTSIVLTAAVVATVLLGCRHLGPPTSLQKLNDQQTRGYWVFQTSCRQCHNDREDKPLQGPALMGIYQKKYLPSGAAATDERVQSTVLHGRNMMPAMGGSVNDKDMADLLAYLHTL, from the coding sequence ATGCCGCTGCAGAAGACATCCATTGTTTTGACGGCCGCTGTTGTCGCGACCGTGTTACTGGGGTGCCGTCACCTTGGCCCGCCGACTTCGTTGCAGAAGCTGAATGACCAGCAGACCCGAGGGTACTGGGTCTTTCAGACAAGCTGCCGTCAGTGTCACAACGATCGCGAAGACAAACCTCTGCAGGGCCCTGCTCTCATGGGGATCTATCAGAAGAAGTATCTGCCCAGCGGGGCGGCGGCGACCGACGAGCGCGTGCAGTCCACCGTACTGCATGGCCGTAACATGATGCCCGCGATGGGCGGAAGCGTAAATGATAAGGACATGGCCGACCTGCTGGCCTATCTGCACACCCTATGA
- the lipA gene encoding lipoyl synthase encodes MAPVAASDLVQIDLSPRKPAPKPEWLKARAPMGETFHALKKLTRELGLHTVCESAHCPNIGECWNHKTATFMMLGNSCTRRCGFCAVPSGKPEPIDHEEPRRVAEAVATLGLKHAVITSVNRDDDNVGAAQAFVEVIRQIRALAPECQVEVLTPDFQGTEEAIRMVVAEGPEVLNHNIETVPRLYRVAKSGGRYERSIGYLRLAKELNPNQVTKTGIIVGMGEETHELLAVFRDLAAIKVDILTIGQYLRPSKDHIPMKRYYTPQEFAFLKEEALRMGFRHVESGPLVRSSYHAHEQAQSTGLA; translated from the coding sequence ATGGCTCCTGTTGCCGCGTCAGACCTGGTTCAAATCGATCTCTCTCCGCGTAAGCCTGCTCCCAAGCCGGAGTGGCTGAAGGCGCGGGCGCCCATGGGCGAGACCTTTCATGCGCTGAAGAAGCTTACGCGCGAGCTTGGGCTGCACACCGTCTGTGAGAGCGCGCACTGCCCGAATATCGGCGAGTGCTGGAACCATAAGACAGCCACTTTCATGATGCTGGGCAATAGCTGCACCCGCCGCTGCGGATTCTGCGCGGTGCCAAGCGGAAAGCCCGAGCCCATTGACCATGAGGAACCGCGACGCGTGGCAGAGGCTGTGGCTACGCTCGGCCTGAAGCATGCCGTCATCACCAGCGTGAATCGTGACGATGACAACGTCGGAGCTGCCCAGGCGTTTGTCGAGGTTATTCGCCAGATCCGTGCGCTGGCGCCGGAGTGCCAGGTTGAGGTGCTGACTCCCGACTTTCAAGGCACGGAAGAGGCCATCCGCATGGTGGTCGCTGAGGGGCCTGAGGTGCTGAATCACAATATCGAGACCGTCCCGCGGCTCTATCGGGTGGCCAAGTCGGGCGGCCGCTATGAGCGTTCCATCGGCTATCTCCGCCTGGCGAAGGAGCTGAACCCGAACCAGGTGACCAAGACCGGCATCATTGTCGGCATGGGCGAGGAGACGCACGAGTTGCTCGCGGTCTTCCGTGATCTGGCGGCGATCAAAGTGGACATTCTGACCATCGGACAGTATCTCCGGCCCAGCAAAGACCATATCCCGATGAAGCGCTACTACACGCCGCAGGAGTTCGCCTTCCTGAAGGAAGAGGCGCTGCGTATGGGCTTCCGGCATGTGGAGAGCGGTCCGCTGGTACGCTCCAGCTACCACGCGCATGAGCAGGCGCAGTCCACCGGCCTGGCGTAA
- the kdsB gene encoding 3-deoxy-manno-octulosonate cytidylyltransferase, with amino-acid sequence MSTKPHVLGVIPARLASTRLPRKVLLPIAGRPMLAWVYEAAKACPGLDDLIVATDAEEVAALCRENGWPVAMTPSDLPSGTDRVREVARHHSADIYVNIQGDEPLLKPEHIDALLAPFNKPDVDVTTIKTLCTPENIHNPNAVKVVTALDGRALYFSRATIPYHRDRIGDVPYWKHIGLYAYRRQTLERFTELGPSALEQTERLEQLRLLENGFALYVEPVHFDTIGVDTETDLKAAEAVLLKRHS; translated from the coding sequence ATGTCCACGAAACCACACGTCCTTGGCGTCATTCCTGCGCGCCTTGCATCCACACGGCTCCCACGTAAAGTTCTGCTCCCTATCGCCGGCAGGCCCATGCTGGCCTGGGTATACGAGGCCGCAAAGGCCTGCCCCGGGCTCGACGACCTGATCGTCGCTACCGACGCCGAAGAGGTCGCCGCCCTCTGCCGCGAGAACGGATGGCCCGTTGCCATGACCCCCTCCGACCTGCCCAGCGGCACCGACCGCGTTCGCGAGGTAGCCCGGCATCACTCCGCCGATATCTACGTCAATATCCAGGGCGATGAACCGTTGCTCAAGCCTGAGCACATCGATGCCCTCCTGGCGCCCTTCAACAAGCCCGACGTCGATGTCACCACGATCAAGACGCTGTGCACGCCAGAGAATATCCACAACCCCAACGCCGTAAAGGTGGTCACCGCTCTCGACGGCCGCGCGCTCTACTTCTCACGCGCCACCATCCCCTATCATCGCGATCGCATCGGAGACGTGCCCTACTGGAAGCACATCGGGCTCTATGCATACCGGCGGCAGACCCTGGAGCGTTTTACCGAGCTAGGCCCTTCCGCGCTGGAACAGACTGAACGCCTGGAGCAGCTACGCCTGCTCGAAAATGGCTTTGCGCTCTACGTGGAGCCGGTCCACTTCGACACCATCGGAGTCGATACGGAGACCGACCTGAAGGCCGCCGAGGCTGTCCTGCTGAAGCGCCACAGTTAA
- a CDS encoding IS110 family transposase has product MQIVGCDFHPRWQQVSFLDQETGEYREAKLVNGDGEAERFYRSLSPGALVGIESCGNAQWFIDLLSSLGHTVWVGDAAKIRASYVRKQKTDRRDADHILKLLVEDRFPRLWTPSAEQRDLRQLLIHRHKLVEIRTRVKNGLQHLAMNRGVQKQSRLWSVRGRAELEKLPLEGWSARRREDLLELMKGLDRQIKELDEAVVQAAREDAKAELLMSQPGVGPITAMAFVLTIGDVSRFEYSGKVASYLGLIPSEYTSGGKRKLGATSKQGNRFMRQLLVEAAQTACRLDEGFRKQYQARCHHKPKAVAKVAAARRLAVRLYWMLRLNKRYPEIAHIESSSGVPLAIHGRDVE; this is encoded by the coding sequence ATGCAGATTGTAGGTTGTGATTTCCATCCGCGGTGGCAGCAGGTTTCATTTTTAGATCAGGAGACTGGCGAGTACCGGGAAGCGAAGCTGGTCAACGGAGACGGCGAGGCGGAGCGGTTCTACCGGTCGTTGTCTCCAGGAGCGCTTGTAGGGATCGAGTCGTGCGGCAACGCGCAGTGGTTTATTGATCTGCTGAGCAGTCTGGGTCACACGGTGTGGGTCGGAGATGCGGCGAAGATCCGAGCCAGCTATGTACGGAAGCAGAAGACGGACCGCCGGGATGCGGACCATATCCTGAAGCTTCTGGTGGAGGACCGGTTTCCACGGTTGTGGACGCCCTCGGCCGAGCAGCGGGATCTTCGTCAGCTGCTGATCCACCGTCACAAGCTGGTAGAGATCCGGACCCGAGTGAAGAACGGGCTGCAGCACCTGGCGATGAACCGTGGCGTACAGAAGCAGTCGCGGTTGTGGAGCGTTCGGGGGAGGGCTGAGTTGGAAAAGCTTCCTCTGGAGGGCTGGAGTGCCCGGCGACGGGAAGATCTGCTGGAGCTGATGAAGGGTCTGGACCGGCAGATCAAGGAGCTGGATGAGGCAGTCGTGCAGGCGGCCAGGGAGGATGCGAAGGCGGAGCTGTTGATGAGCCAGCCGGGAGTCGGTCCGATCACGGCGATGGCCTTCGTACTGACCATCGGCGATGTGAGCCGGTTCGAGTACAGCGGGAAGGTCGCCAGCTATCTGGGCCTGATCCCCAGCGAATACACCTCGGGCGGCAAGCGCAAACTGGGAGCCACCAGCAAGCAGGGCAACCGGTTCATGCGCCAGTTGCTGGTCGAAGCAGCTCAGACGGCCTGCCGGCTGGATGAAGGATTTCGAAAGCAGTATCAGGCTCGCTGCCACCACAAGCCGAAAGCAGTGGCCAAGGTGGCGGCAGCAAGGAGGTTAGCAGTGCGGCTCTACTGGATGCTCAGGCTGAACAAACGCTATCCAGAGATCGCCCATATCGAGAGCAGCTCGGGGGTGCCCCTGGCCATCCATGGTCGTGACGTTGAGTGA
- the frr gene encoding ribosome recycling factor, with product MASVMANIPALKDLHQDLKRRMEKSVEEFRAHLLGVRTGRASVHMLDNIRVDYYGSEMPINQLAQINTPEPQLIVVQPFDLGVVGLIEKAIRMGGQGFNPMHDGKIIRVPIPPMTEDRRKEAVKQLSSTVEDHKTAIRNIRRDGNDQIKKAGKDKAISADDEKRATEEVQQLTDAEIKRIDELFKAKEKEILTI from the coding sequence ATGGCATCGGTAATGGCAAATATTCCCGCGCTCAAGGATCTGCATCAGGATCTCAAGCGACGCATGGAGAAGTCGGTGGAGGAATTCCGCGCCCATCTCCTTGGCGTTCGCACCGGACGGGCCAGCGTGCACATGCTGGACAACATCCGCGTGGATTACTACGGCAGCGAGATGCCCATCAATCAGCTTGCGCAGATCAACACGCCGGAGCCGCAGCTCATTGTGGTGCAGCCGTTCGATCTCGGCGTTGTTGGTCTGATCGAAAAGGCCATCCGCATGGGTGGTCAGGGATTCAACCCGATGCACGACGGCAAGATCATCCGCGTGCCGATTCCTCCGATGACCGAAGACCGCCGCAAAGAGGCGGTCAAGCAGCTCTCCTCCACGGTTGAAGACCACAAGACCGCCATCCGTAACATCCGCCGCGATGGTAACGATCAGATCAAGAAGGCCGGCAAGGACAAGGCTATCTCGGCTGACGATGAGAAGCGCGCAACCGAAGAGGTGCAGCAGTTGACTGATGCTGAGATCAAGCGCATCGATGAGCTCTTCAAGGCGAAGGAAAAAGAGATTCTCACCATCTGA
- a CDS encoding MFS transporter encodes MKKRHTVLMLLCALSIITFLDRLALPVAESGIRSDLHLSEEQWGWVLGAYILANAIFEIPSGALGDRHGRRKELARIVTWWSFFTAMTGWCRSFLQIAASRFLFGMGAAGAYPNAAGVISRWFPKKEHARAQGFVWGASRLGGSLAPLLLVPLARSVGWRGIFWCMGAIGFVWVALWLLLFRESPEATPDIDIEELIEIGSPTVTSSGYQASELQERVPWSRLFRLPDLWLLSLAYFCYAWGSWFFFGWFTTWLVRSAHFTVAEMGIWASLPFLMGLAGNLAGGVLSEWLVIRFGRRRAYRWVTAICLSVAACLLYGMTAVQTHTGIIVLATAGFGVMDLMLPSAWAMAMGLGGNFGGTASGVMNTAGNLGGWVCTIVFGYVVKFAGNYDLPVRMIAVMILLAAVIFARVDCTRGLETAEDLG; translated from the coding sequence TTGAAGAAGCGCCACACGGTGCTGATGCTGTTGTGCGCCCTCAGCATCATTACGTTTCTGGACCGGCTGGCTCTGCCGGTTGCCGAGAGCGGCATCCGCAGCGATCTTCATCTCTCGGAAGAGCAGTGGGGATGGGTGCTCGGAGCCTACATCCTCGCAAATGCCATCTTTGAGATTCCTTCGGGAGCCCTCGGGGACCGGCACGGACGGCGCAAAGAGCTCGCACGCATCGTCACCTGGTGGAGCTTCTTTACAGCAATGACAGGATGGTGCCGCAGCTTTCTGCAGATTGCGGCATCACGCTTCCTCTTCGGCATGGGAGCCGCCGGAGCGTATCCGAATGCCGCCGGTGTGATCAGCCGCTGGTTCCCTAAAAAAGAACATGCGCGCGCGCAGGGTTTCGTGTGGGGCGCCAGCAGGCTTGGTGGATCGTTGGCCCCGTTGCTGCTTGTGCCATTAGCCCGATCGGTGGGCTGGCGTGGAATCTTCTGGTGCATGGGCGCTATCGGATTCGTTTGGGTTGCTCTATGGCTGCTTCTGTTTCGAGAAAGCCCGGAGGCTACGCCCGACATCGACATTGAGGAGTTGATTGAGATCGGTTCCCCAACGGTCACCTCATCGGGCTACCAGGCATCAGAGCTGCAAGAGAGGGTTCCGTGGTCGCGGCTCTTCCGGCTGCCGGATCTATGGCTGCTGTCATTGGCTTACTTCTGCTATGCGTGGGGGAGTTGGTTCTTCTTCGGATGGTTCACCACCTGGCTGGTGCGCAGCGCCCACTTCACCGTTGCGGAGATGGGTATCTGGGCGTCGCTGCCTTTCCTGATGGGACTGGCCGGTAACCTCGCAGGTGGAGTGCTGTCGGAGTGGCTGGTCATACGCTTTGGCCGTCGAAGAGCTTACCGCTGGGTTACGGCAATCTGCCTTAGCGTTGCGGCATGCTTGTTGTATGGCATGACCGCGGTCCAGACGCACACGGGCATTATCGTCCTGGCGACAGCGGGTTTTGGTGTGATGGACCTGATGTTGCCCTCGGCGTGGGCCATGGCAATGGGGCTTGGCGGCAACTTCGGCGGCACAGCGTCCGGCGTAATGAATACTGCCGGAAACCTCGGTGGCTGGGTGTGCACCATCGTCTTCGGTTACGTCGTAAAGTTTGCCGGGAACTACGATCTTCCGGTGCGGATGATTGCGGTGATGATCCTGCTGGCTGCAGTGATCTTTGCCCGTGTGGATTGCACACGCGGTCTGGAAACGGCTGAAGATCTGGGATAA
- a CDS encoding alpha-L-fucosidase, protein MVRFPRLKNTAIAGLAAWPFIALSVAAQTQAAHDKAVTAQVSRVQQYTTAARPFAANWDSLAAYHTPAWFQDAKFGIFIHWGVYSVPAFANEWYSRNMYVPGNKAYEHHIATYGPQSKFGYKDFIPMFRAEHFDASAWVDLFQKAGARYVVPVGEHCDGFAMYASDVTPWNAKAMGPHRDIVGELATATRAHGLRFGVSSHTAEHWWWYVLGRTFDSDVRAMSSTATNELPPTSLLYGPASPRNLPAADGIVDDHKEPNPDHLERWVPPSQNFLNEWLAKSTEVVDKYHPDFMYFDWWIGQPAFKPALQQFAAYYYDRGAEQHEQPVLTYKQESMPANAATLDIERGKLDTLRLLPWQTDTSVSIHSWGYAEHDEYRTARSLVHQLVDTVSKNGNLLLNVGPKADGAIPEEARTALLQIGDWLRVNGESIYGTRPFTVFGEGPTKAPKNATEKNSDIQNYTAQDIRFTVSHGTKEPLLYATLLGWPSQSETVIHTLFAGNPYLPGAVCAVDLVGGKSNLSFQQRPDGMHVTMPSSPEGLGDIAYVLRIHTHCK, encoded by the coding sequence ATGGTGAGATTCCCGCGTTTAAAGAACACGGCCATTGCTGGTTTAGCAGCCTGGCCATTCATCGCCCTCTCAGTCGCTGCTCAGACACAGGCGGCACACGACAAAGCAGTTACAGCACAGGTCAGCCGAGTGCAGCAATACACAACAGCGGCAAGGCCATTCGCTGCGAACTGGGACTCGCTTGCGGCTTATCACACGCCTGCATGGTTTCAGGATGCGAAGTTCGGCATCTTCATTCACTGGGGCGTGTACTCCGTTCCTGCGTTTGCCAACGAATGGTATTCGCGGAACATGTACGTCCCGGGCAATAAAGCGTACGAACATCACATCGCGACCTACGGACCGCAAAGCAAGTTCGGCTACAAAGACTTCATCCCGATGTTTCGTGCGGAGCACTTCGATGCCAGCGCCTGGGTTGACCTCTTCCAGAAAGCTGGAGCACGTTATGTTGTTCCCGTAGGCGAACACTGCGATGGCTTCGCCATGTATGCCTCCGATGTAACGCCGTGGAATGCCAAAGCGATGGGACCGCATCGCGACATCGTCGGCGAACTCGCGACCGCGACACGGGCACATGGCCTGCGCTTCGGTGTCTCCTCGCACACAGCTGAGCACTGGTGGTGGTACGTCCTTGGCCGCACCTTCGATTCCGACGTGCGTGCCATGAGTTCCACTGCGACGAACGAACTCCCACCAACCTCCCTGCTGTACGGTCCGGCATCACCGCGGAATCTGCCTGCGGCAGATGGCATAGTGGACGATCACAAAGAGCCAAATCCCGATCACCTGGAACGTTGGGTGCCTCCCAGCCAGAACTTCCTGAACGAGTGGTTGGCAAAATCAACCGAAGTCGTCGATAAGTACCACCCAGACTTCATGTACTTCGACTGGTGGATCGGTCAGCCCGCGTTCAAGCCCGCACTGCAGCAGTTCGCTGCTTACTACTACGACCGCGGCGCCGAGCAGCACGAGCAACCGGTGCTCACCTACAAGCAGGAGTCCATGCCCGCCAACGCCGCCACCCTGGACATCGAACGCGGCAAGCTCGATACGCTCCGCTTGCTGCCCTGGCAGACAGATACATCGGTTTCCATCCACTCCTGGGGATACGCTGAGCACGATGAGTACCGCACGGCGAGATCGCTCGTGCATCAACTGGTCGACACCGTCTCCAAGAACGGCAACCTATTGCTGAACGTAGGACCGAAGGCGGATGGCGCCATTCCCGAAGAAGCCAGAACCGCTCTGCTGCAGATCGGTGACTGGCTAAGAGTGAACGGCGAGAGTATCTACGGCACCCGCCCCTTCACCGTCTTTGGGGAAGGCCCCACCAAAGCACCAAAGAACGCAACCGAGAAGAACAGCGACATCCAGAACTACACGGCTCAGGACATCCGCTTCACGGTCTCGCACGGAACAAAAGAACCGCTGCTCTACGCGACTCTTCTGGGATGGCCCTCGCAATCTGAAACGGTTATCCACACGCTCTTCGCCGGAAATCCATACCTTCCTGGTGCAGTGTGCGCTGTCGATCTGGTCGGAGGCAAATCGAACCTGTCCTTTCAACAGCGGCCAGATGGAATGCATGTGACCATGCCGTCCTCCCCTGAGGGCCTCGGCGATATCGCCTACGTGTTGCGTATTCACACACACTGCAAGTAG
- a CDS encoding aspartate/glutamate racemase family protein — MSQTLALIHTSPTLTPIFGALCSQHLSGVNVFHMVDESLIKDTIRHGALRRVTIRRLLAMLQSAQDAGADAVMVTCSSIGAGVRIGQQVMDIPVIRVDDAMAEEAVQRGSRIGVMATLRTTLEPTLALLRDKADAAGKSVELVSSLCDGAFEAMLAGDTATHDRILSKALLEEMKDVDVVVLAQASMARVVQAMGQDALPMPVLSSPELAVLRARDVLHACDVLLGKPVEAAV, encoded by the coding sequence GTGTCACAGACGCTCGCTCTGATTCATACCAGCCCTACGCTTACGCCCATCTTCGGCGCGCTGTGTTCCCAGCATCTGAGCGGGGTGAACGTCTTTCATATGGTGGACGAGAGTCTGATCAAAGACACCATCCGTCACGGTGCTCTGCGGCGGGTGACGATCCGGCGGCTATTGGCGATGTTGCAGTCCGCACAGGACGCCGGCGCGGATGCTGTGATGGTGACCTGCTCTTCCATTGGAGCTGGTGTTCGCATTGGGCAGCAGGTGATGGATATTCCGGTGATCCGCGTAGACGATGCCATGGCCGAAGAGGCCGTGCAGCGGGGGAGCCGTATCGGCGTGATGGCGACGCTGCGTACCACGTTGGAACCGACCCTGGCGCTGCTGCGCGATAAGGCGGATGCAGCAGGGAAGAGCGTGGAGTTGGTGTCGTCGCTCTGTGATGGAGCCTTCGAAGCAATGCTCGCCGGCGATACCGCGACCCATGATCGTATTCTGTCGAAGGCGTTGCTGGAGGAGATGAAGGACGTGGATGTTGTGGTACTGGCGCAAGCCAGCATGGCGCGGGTGGTGCAGGCCATGGGACAGGATGCTTTGCCCATGCCTGTACTGAGCTCGCCTGAGCTTGCCGTGTTGCGTGCTCGCGATGTGCTGCACGCTTGCGACGTGTTGCTGGGCAAGCCGGTGGAGGCTGCTGTTTGA